From Arthrobacter citreus, one genomic window encodes:
- a CDS encoding endopeptidase — MHFILNLIPKKFYVYGATILIVSLLMLIMGIFSVLVNNTSQQATDFGITFDTTGFEIGSAPLNELVEGYRDDIYREAMANGISQYTDLILALMMQESAGRGSDPMQSSESLCGYIGCITSPQSSITQGVKHFKNVMESAGQDVLLGLQSYNFGGAFIDYAKEKNGGKYSKELAIDFSQKMYSQLAYTGNYSCVRGDSVPTGACYGDPLYVDAVLKYYHPKSAAALDSLPLHDGSALANASGKLKLVLTEAYKYEGMPYVFGGNNPEEGFDCSSLMQWIFKEADVNLPRTANEQYKASTRITQDQLKPGDLVFFSGTYNAGVTVTHVGIYIGNGKMYDTHSVGVGETDLTNSYWKSHLYAYGRVANFDN, encoded by the coding sequence ATGCACTTTATATTAAATTTAATTCCTAAAAAGTTTTATGTATATGGTGCTACGATCCTCATTGTTAGCCTGCTCATGCTAATTATGGGGATTTTTTCTGTACTCGTCAACAACACTTCACAACAAGCAACAGATTTCGGAATAACATTCGATACAACAGGATTCGAGATTGGAAGTGCGCCATTAAATGAATTAGTAGAAGGTTATCGCGATGATATTTACCGAGAAGCAATGGCCAACGGAATCTCTCAATATACAGACCTAATTCTTGCCTTAATGATGCAAGAAAGTGCTGGTAGAGGAAGTGACCCAATGCAATCTTCAGAGAGCTTGTGTGGTTATATTGGCTGTATTACTTCACCACAATCGTCCATCACACAAGGTGTAAAACATTTCAAAAATGTAATGGAAAGTGCAGGACAAGACGTATTGCTAGGGCTTCAGTCTTACAACTTTGGCGGAGCTTTTATTGACTATGCAAAAGAAAAAAACGGTGGTAAATACTCGAAAGAACTAGCGATTGACTTCTCGCAAAAGATGTATAGTCAGTTAGCATACACTGGGAATTATTCTTGTGTTCGAGGTGATTCAGTCCCAACAGGAGCCTGTTATGGAGATCCCTTATATGTAGATGCAGTATTAAAATATTATCATCCAAAGAGTGCTGCAGCACTTGATAGTTTACCTTTACATGATGGAAGTGCACTTGCAAACGCGAGTGGAAAATTAAAGCTAGTCTTAACAGAAGCATACAAATATGAAGGCATGCCCTATGTCTTTGGAGGTAACAATCCGGAAGAAGGATTTGATTGTTCTTCTCTTATGCAATGGATTTTTAAAGAAGCTGATGTGAATCTTCCACGTACCGCAAATGAACAATATAAAGCTTCAACTAGGATCACACAAGATCAATTAAAACCTGGTGACTTAGTCTTTTTTAGTGGAACATATAACGCTGGTGTAACGGTAACACACGTTGGCATTTATATTGGAAATGGAAAAATGTATGATACTCATAGCGTAGGAGTAGGTGAAACTGATTTAACTAATTCGTACTGGAAATCACATTTATATGCTTATGGTCGAGTAGCCAATTTTGATAATTAG
- a CDS encoding type IV secretion system protein VirB4: MFSRFKQRETNLTDKEKNGYNPYLVAEIQSQGGIKFEEAFIRKGDGYETCIHVYDYNTLVSDMWLEPILNMPNVVATVDISTPNRKEIVDSINKSMAEQNVRHVTAKDNIDRIDARESFQELSEMYDAITQGEVMKRIHLRLYISAKTLDEIERNAKDVIENLEAQNFRGSIFLNEQEYEWEGLFTSYSTQLKYTNKRKGKEIPSLSLAGGYPFHFTSLDDPYGTHYGTTATKGNVIWDLFHSDNRRKHYNALMIGKMGSGKSTLLKKVALDNAIKGYYTRILDITGEFEGLVKQLGGKIVALDGSEGLINPLQVYATAIDEDGEVNEEGSFRQHLSKLNVFYRFLNPNAPDTELKEYENLLRNLYVLKDLWSKDGSIDITKKKAIEYPIFSDFLSYVRDELYSDFNKKVLRTNLSEDRIKRLGDIELNIDNMVTTYGQLFNGHSSIENMNKEKVASFPLRHLSAMKPEIFQAQLFNLMNMLWEGMLYNGSPQFRAFNKKQLRFEDAIRYLILIDESHHIINTRKGSEHGVEYIERFMREARKYFGGIFFASHLITDFVPENADIGAAEKVKNLFRLTQYKIIAEQDSESLKKLQEVFVNQLTESELAQIPYLNRGEIFLSISGVKNIKLKVDVSKEELDLFGGGA, encoded by the coding sequence GTGTTTTCACGGTTTAAACAAAGGGAAACAAATCTGACAGATAAAGAAAAGAATGGTTACAATCCGTATCTAGTAGCTGAAATACAATCGCAAGGTGGGATCAAATTTGAAGAAGCGTTCATTCGAAAAGGTGATGGTTATGAAACATGCATCCATGTATATGATTACAATACATTAGTCAGTGATATGTGGTTAGAACCGATTTTAAACATGCCAAATGTTGTTGCGACCGTTGATATTTCAACACCTAATCGAAAAGAAATTGTCGACTCGATTAATAAGTCGATGGCTGAACAAAACGTTCGACACGTCACTGCAAAAGATAATATTGATCGCATCGATGCCAGGGAAAGTTTCCAGGAGTTAAGTGAAATGTATGATGCCATTACACAAGGTGAAGTCATGAAACGAATTCATCTACGTCTCTATATTAGCGCAAAAACACTCGATGAAATCGAGAGAAACGCAAAGGATGTTATTGAAAACTTAGAAGCTCAGAACTTCCGTGGAAGTATCTTCTTAAATGAACAAGAATATGAATGGGAGGGACTTTTTACAAGTTACTCGACACAGTTGAAGTATACGAATAAACGAAAAGGAAAAGAGATTCCATCTCTTTCTCTTGCAGGTGGATATCCTTTTCATTTCACATCATTAGATGATCCTTACGGCACTCATTACGGGACAACAGCTACAAAAGGTAATGTCATTTGGGATTTATTTCATAGTGATAATCGAAGAAAGCATTACAATGCGTTAATGATTGGTAAAATGGGTTCTGGGAAATCGACATTACTAAAGAAAGTTGCATTAGATAATGCGATTAAAGGCTACTATACACGCATTTTAGACATTACTGGTGAATTTGAAGGGCTAGTTAAACAATTAGGAGGTAAAATAGTCGCATTAGATGGTAGTGAAGGGTTAATTAATCCTCTTCAAGTGTATGCGACTGCAATCGATGAAGATGGTGAAGTCAATGAAGAAGGTAGTTTTAGACAGCATTTAAGTAAATTAAACGTCTTTTATCGCTTTTTAAATCCAAATGCTCCTGATACAGAGCTAAAAGAATATGAAAATCTTTTACGTAATTTATATGTGTTAAAAGATTTATGGAGTAAAGATGGGTCGATTGACATTACAAAGAAAAAAGCAATTGAGTATCCGATTTTTTCAGATTTTCTTTCGTATGTACGAGACGAATTATACAGTGATTTTAATAAAAAAGTCCTTCGAACGAACTTAAGTGAAGATCGAATTAAGCGATTAGGTGATATTGAATTAAACATTGATAACATGGTAACGACTTATGGCCAACTATTTAATGGTCATTCCAGTATCGAAAATATGAACAAAGAAAAAGTCGCTTCATTTCCACTTCGACACTTGTCTGCGATGAAGCCGGAAATCTTTCAAGCGCAGTTGTTTAATCTCATGAACATGTTGTGGGAAGGGATGTTATACAATGGTTCTCCTCAGTTTCGAGCATTTAATAAGAAGCAATTACGCTTCGAAGATGCCATTCGTTATTTGATCTTAATTGATGAATCACATCACATCATCAATACTCGAAAAGGGTCTGAACATGGTGTGGAGTACATTGAACGATTTATGAGAGAAGCACGTAAATATTTCGGTGGCATCTTCTTTGCGAGTCACTTAATCACTGATTTTGTACCTGAAAATGCGGATATAGGTGCAGCAGAAAAAGTAAAAAATCTATTTCGGTTAACACAATATAAAATCATTGCGGAACAAGATTCTGAATCATTGAAGAAGCTACAAGAAGTCTTTGTGAACCAATTAACAGAGAGTGAATTAGCTCAAATTCCTTATTTAAATAGAGGAGAAATCTTCTTAAGTATCTCAGGTGTAAAGAACATCAAATTAAAAGTAGATGTGTCAAAAGAAGAATTAGACTTGTTTGGTGGGGGTGCATAA
- a CDS encoding type IV secretory system conjugative DNA transfer family protein: MLKYFEKKNTLIGIWIGSCLIVLFLSTMVGNAVVSLLQSLTDFSHPHTPHLEVKDFFSFQLNIFFYLLLMCLAIFCASIVVYKIGSNFASLEKGQKGTSRFTTLGELQKQYRAVPEKEEKFPGGGGIPVSRYEDKIFIDDSPVNNLIIGTTRSGKGETFVFSTIDLYSRAEKQASMILNDPKGELLAASKDTLEKRGYHVEALNLLDPLQSMSYQILQLVIKHYKQGNYAQAQQSANSVSFMLFNDPNSKDPFWQNSSISLCNSLILAICDKCIKEGREDQITMYSVANMLNTLGGKTIKYNDGSEDNALDLYFRNLPDDSAAKMQYATSNFASGNTRGGIFSNTSSKLSIFTIDNVAKMTSKSSFDLKKVGFGRTVVGTSKPLTRINMEFPNGEIESIRTDANGNFELNYTNTIENGETIVFREKEKDRSLDVMVTSIDKEGIVDFTCEGASEVIRIQKIDSYQKPIAVFMITPDSDPSLHVIASLFVTQLYTELSINASVTKGGKCLREVVFILDEFGNMPTIPNMDTNLTVCLGRGIRFNLIIQAYSQLKTKYGDASETIDGNCNNTIYILTTDETTAERISKKLGERTITTKSRSGHTLSLDKSKTESVDGRRLLTSVELMQLQEAETVIIRIIKRQDLNRRRITPYPIFNSKETAMKYRWEYLSEDFDTDRSINDIDIRCLHADVNLKKLIINFNGSNRNPVEEVFQALDEKLGHYVKSNQEEPHQPDTSDPEEPKLTDWRQMDIQTFFKGDSLISFIEKHESDIQTMNILDFNDLLDNLRETNQIKMNIYTAVIDKYKALINEYENS; encoded by the coding sequence ATGTTAAAATATTTTGAAAAAAAAAATACATTAATTGGTATTTGGATAGGGTCATGTTTAATTGTCTTATTTTTATCAACAATGGTTGGTAATGCTGTCGTTTCACTTTTACAGTCTTTAACTGACTTTAGTCATCCCCATACACCTCATCTTGAAGTAAAAGACTTTTTTTCGTTTCAGTTAAATATCTTTTTCTATTTATTATTGATGTGTCTTGCAATTTTTTGTGCAAGTATTGTAGTTTACAAGATTGGTTCGAACTTTGCTTCGTTAGAAAAAGGGCAGAAAGGGACATCACGGTTTACAACATTGGGTGAATTACAAAAACAGTATCGAGCAGTACCTGAGAAAGAAGAAAAGTTCCCAGGTGGAGGAGGGATTCCAGTTTCTCGGTACGAGGATAAAATTTTTATAGATGATTCACCAGTAAATAATTTAATAATCGGGACAACTCGTTCTGGTAAAGGGGAGACCTTTGTTTTTTCAACAATAGATCTATATAGCCGTGCCGAAAAACAGGCGTCAATGATACTAAATGATCCAAAAGGAGAATTGCTTGCAGCTTCAAAAGATACTTTAGAAAAACGAGGTTATCATGTCGAAGCACTTAATCTATTAGATCCTCTACAGAGTATGTCTTACCAAATTCTTCAGTTAGTGATTAAACACTATAAACAAGGTAACTATGCTCAAGCACAACAAAGTGCAAACTCAGTTAGTTTTATGTTGTTTAATGATCCGAATTCGAAAGATCCATTCTGGCAAAATTCATCTATTTCACTTTGTAATTCCTTAATACTAGCAATTTGTGATAAATGTATTAAAGAAGGAAGAGAAGATCAAATTACAATGTATTCCGTTGCGAACATGTTAAATACGTTAGGGGGTAAAACAATTAAATATAATGATGGTTCAGAAGACAATGCACTAGATTTATATTTTAGAAACTTACCAGATGATAGTGCTGCCAAAATGCAGTATGCTACATCAAATTTCGCTTCTGGTAATACAAGGGGAGGAATTTTCTCAAATACATCCTCAAAATTAAGTATCTTTACAATTGATAACGTTGCAAAGATGACATCTAAGAGTAGCTTTGATTTAAAGAAGGTGGGATTTGGTCGAACAGTTGTTGGAACTTCAAAACCATTAACACGTATTAATATGGAGTTTCCAAATGGTGAAATCGAATCGATACGGACCGATGCAAATGGTAACTTTGAATTGAACTACACGAACACTATCGAAAATGGAGAGACAATTGTATTTAGAGAAAAGGAAAAGGATCGTTCATTAGATGTAATGGTTACATCAATTGATAAAGAAGGAATAGTAGATTTTACTTGTGAAGGTGCGAGTGAAGTCATTCGAATTCAAAAAATCGACTCCTATCAAAAACCGATTGCTGTATTTATGATAACACCCGACTCAGATCCGTCACTTCATGTCATTGCTTCTCTATTTGTTACGCAACTTTATACAGAGTTATCCATTAATGCCTCTGTCACAAAGGGTGGAAAATGTTTGAGAGAAGTAGTTTTCATATTAGACGAATTCGGTAATATGCCGACAATTCCAAATATGGATACGAACTTAACGGTTTGTTTAGGTCGTGGTATTCGATTTAATTTAATTATACAAGCATATAGTCAATTAAAAACGAAATATGGAGATGCCTCGGAAACAATTGATGGTAACTGTAATAATACCATCTATATTCTAACAACAGACGAAACGACTGCAGAACGGATCTCGAAAAAATTAGGAGAAAGAACGATTACTACAAAGAGCCGTAGTGGTCATACGTTATCGCTCGATAAAAGTAAAACAGAGAGTGTAGATGGAAGAAGATTATTGACATCAGTAGAGTTAATGCAACTTCAAGAAGCTGAAACCGTTATTATTCGGATTATCAAACGTCAAGATTTAAATCGAAGACGTATTACACCTTATCCAATCTTTAATTCGAAAGAAACGGCAATGAAGTATAGATGGGAGTACCTATCTGAGGACTTTGATACGGACAGATCAATCAATGACATTGATATTCGTTGCTTGCATGCAGATGTGAATTTAAAGAAATTAATTATTAATTTTAACGGAAGTAATAGAAACCCTGTTGAGGAAGTATTTCAAGCTTTAGATGAGAAACTTGGCCATTATGTTAAATCGAACCAAGAAGAACCCCACCAACCTGATACGTCAGATCCTGAAGAGCCTAAACTAACAGATTGGCGACAAATGGATATTCAAACGTTTTTCAAAGGTGATAGCTTAATTTCTTTCATTGAAAAACATGAAAGTGATATTCAGACTATGAATATACTTGATTTTAATGATTTACTAGACAATTTACGAGAAACGAATCAAATTAAGATGAATATCTATACGGCAGTGATTGATAAATACAAAGCTTTAATTAATGAATATGAAAATAGTTAA
- a CDS encoding response regulator transcription factor — MNKIGLLIVEDDPVWMDCLCKLVERENDIVVVEKVSTKKAALNVDCTKFDVALLDLSLTDNIEKFEGIEIADYLRSKNFCKIIMLTSWEDKDTILNAFDKGVMNYVAKKSFRDIPNAIKEAYQNNHSLHSDATNIVLSELLKERKIKKLTKSEREVYELHEKGLKKNEIASILYKSVETIKIQIKNIRKKIEK; from the coding sequence ATGAATAAAATTGGATTGTTAATTGTAGAAGATGATCCTGTTTGGATGGATTGTTTGTGCAAATTAGTAGAAAGAGAAAATGATATAGTTGTTGTTGAGAAAGTATCAACTAAAAAAGCTGCCTTAAATGTTGATTGTACGAAATTTGATGTGGCATTATTAGATCTTTCATTGACAGATAATATTGAGAAATTCGAAGGAATTGAAATTGCTGACTATTTAAGAAGCAAGAATTTTTGTAAAATCATTATGTTAACTTCGTGGGAAGATAAAGATACCATCCTCAATGCATTTGATAAAGGTGTAATGAACTATGTTGCAAAAAAGTCTTTTCGAGATATACCGAACGCAATAAAAGAAGCTTATCAAAATAATCATAGTCTTCATTCTGACGCTACAAACATTGTTTTATCTGAATTATTGAAAGAAAGAAAAATTAAGAAATTAACTAAAAGTGAACGAGAAGTGTACGAATTGCATGAAAAAGGTTTAAAGAAAAATGAGATTGCTTCGATTTTATATAAATCAGTGGAGACGATAAAAATTCAAATTAAGAATATTAGAAAAAAAATAGAAAAATAA
- a CDS encoding ATP-binding protein codes for MVMLVIVLGIMGITLFWKNYQNEALRWSSYLAFVGMFGGIGTLMGRGMNRPEYIKFADAFFTSTSHFFVPYTSLIFGFLYTGIIKENKLKRICKVLCLLPVIYMYFHIEYYPDFKVNFKVISTWAVPYMFICISLLAYTAFKENNPIIKQKRILTCIYVIPMISMSMITNFILEAFGVVGTWDFFNPLIIGVQFLLFVYYGIRYGILGVKIKIENDRSELMVKSAVSGTAVFNHTIKNEIAKIDFLIEQLEGKIVENDKETHNNMNLTKKSINHIMDLSTRVQSKLDVVDFKIDFFWINDVIEESILLLTPLLREINIHKDYNLDYKLKGDSVHIREMLLNILKNAIEAIKGSGKITINVYRDRKYIYVDIIDTGTGIRKENMSLVLNPFFSTKGKVDNYGLGLTYCFNVMQRLNGKLLIRSKLHNGTAVMLKFPINRKIEFRSIKG; via the coding sequence ATGGTCATGCTCGTCATTGTTCTAGGAATTATGGGGATCACTTTATTTTGGAAGAATTATCAAAATGAAGCGCTTCGTTGGTCTAGTTATTTAGCTTTCGTTGGTATGTTTGGTGGAATAGGAACTCTGATGGGCAGAGGGATGAATCGTCCAGAATATATTAAATTTGCAGATGCTTTTTTTACATCTACTTCACATTTTTTTGTTCCCTATACTAGTTTGATATTTGGTTTTCTTTATACCGGTATCATTAAAGAAAATAAACTAAAAAGAATATGTAAAGTTTTATGCCTTCTTCCAGTAATATATATGTATTTCCATATCGAATACTATCCTGATTTTAAAGTGAATTTTAAAGTTATATCGACATGGGCTGTTCCATATATGTTTATATGTATAAGTTTATTGGCCTATACAGCATTTAAAGAAAATAACCCTATTATCAAGCAGAAAAGAATATTGACTTGTATATATGTAATACCGATGATCAGTATGTCGATGATAACAAATTTCATTTTGGAGGCATTCGGTGTTGTAGGGACTTGGGATTTTTTTAATCCTTTAATCATTGGAGTCCAATTTCTATTATTCGTCTATTATGGCATACGCTATGGTATTCTAGGTGTTAAAATTAAAATCGAGAATGATCGTAGTGAATTAATGGTTAAAAGCGCTGTTTCTGGTACAGCAGTATTCAATCATACAATTAAAAATGAAATTGCCAAAATTGATTTTTTAATCGAACAATTAGAAGGAAAAATAGTAGAGAACGATAAAGAAACACATAATAATATGAATTTAACGAAAAAATCAATTAATCATATTATGGATTTATCTACACGAGTTCAATCTAAGTTGGATGTTGTTGATTTTAAAATAGATTTCTTTTGGATAAACGATGTTATTGAAGAAAGTATCTTACTCTTGACACCGTTGTTAAGAGAAATAAATATTCATAAGGATTACAATTTGGATTATAAATTGAAAGGTGATTCAGTTCATATTAGAGAAATGCTGTTAAATATCCTTAAAAATGCAATCGAAGCAATTAAAGGATCTGGAAAAATAACAATTAACGTCTATCGTGATAGAAAATATATATACGTTGATATTATTGACACAGGAACTGGTATTAGGAAAGAAAACATGTCTCTTGTGTTAAATCCATTTTTCTCTACAAAAGGAAAAGTTGATAATTATGGACTAGGATTAACATATTGTTTTAATGTAATGCAGCGCCTTAATGGAAAGCTACTGATTAGAAGTAAGTTACACAATGGAACTGCTGTAATGCTTAAATTTCCGATTAACAGAAAAATTGAATTTCGGAGTATCAAAGGCTAG